Proteins encoded in a region of the Puniceibacterium sp. IMCC21224 genome:
- a CDS encoding flavin reductase family protein, with protein sequence MFYRPEDGHGLPHNPFNAIVTPRPIGWISTRGRDGSDNLAPYSFFNAVAYVPPQVMFASTSAKPDRDGTKDSVANIRETGVFCVNIVEYAMRDAMNQTSGPWPRETDEFGVAGLEKLDCETIACSRVAGTPAALECKLTQILQLPGETNFVVFGEVTGVHMRDDCLVDGQLDVTRFQPLTRLGYRDYARITDVFSLARPGEK encoded by the coding sequence ATGTTCTATCGCCCCGAGGATGGCCATGGCCTGCCCCACAACCCGTTCAACGCGATCGTAACACCCCGCCCTATCGGCTGGATTTCGACGCGCGGGCGGGATGGGTCGGACAATCTGGCACCCTATTCCTTTTTCAACGCAGTGGCTTACGTGCCGCCGCAAGTCATGTTCGCCTCAACCAGCGCCAAGCCAGATCGCGACGGGACCAAGGACAGCGTCGCAAATATTCGCGAAACCGGTGTCTTTTGCGTCAACATTGTGGAATATGCGATGCGCGACGCGATGAACCAAACCTCGGGACCGTGGCCGCGCGAAACCGATGAATTCGGCGTTGCCGGGCTGGAAAAGCTCGACTGTGAAACCATCGCTTGCAGCCGCGTGGCAGGCACCCCGGCGGCGCTGGAATGCAAACTGACCCAGATCTTGCAACTGCCCGGGGAAACTAACTTCGTCGTTTTTGGCGAAGTGACGGGTGTGCATATGCGCGACGATTGCCTTGTCGATGGGCAGCTGGATGTGACGCGTTTCCAGCCATTGACCCGGCTTGGCTACCGCGATTATGCCCGCATCACCGACGTGTTCAGTCTGGCGCGGCCCGGGGAAAAATGA
- a CDS encoding AraC family transcriptional regulator yields MADPLSDVISLLRPQAPFSKLAEASGPFRVRREDMDAVFYCLLLGGRICLEVDGKPPLMLNAGDFVLIPNVSAFTIESVDPPPPPGLRSIPVPGEDGIFRLGPNTGPAEVQQLVGHCHFGSPDAALLTSLLPDMVVVGGDDRLAALATLLRDEARANRPARDVIVEHLLQVLLIEAFRATPPSGAASGLLRGLADPRIGPVLRAMHAAPHRGWTVPSLAIEAGLSRSALFTRFVRVVGEPPISYLLTWRMTLAKKMLRSGQHGVADVSNKIGYGSVSAFSTAFTRHVGASPTGYMRMTAAE; encoded by the coding sequence ATGGCCGATCCTCTGTCTGACGTGATCTCACTTCTGCGCCCGCAGGCACCGTTTTCGAAGTTAGCCGAAGCCTCTGGCCCCTTTCGTGTGCGCCGCGAGGATATGGATGCTGTGTTCTATTGCCTGTTGCTGGGCGGGCGGATCTGTCTTGAGGTGGATGGAAAGCCGCCGCTGATGCTGAACGCCGGGGATTTCGTGCTGATCCCGAATGTCTCGGCTTTTACCATCGAGAGCGTCGACCCGCCCCCGCCGCCGGGCCTGCGCAGCATCCCCGTGCCGGGCGAGGATGGCATTTTCCGGTTAGGACCGAACACTGGCCCCGCCGAGGTGCAGCAGCTTGTCGGTCATTGCCATTTTGGCAGTCCTGATGCCGCGCTTCTGACATCCCTTTTGCCCGATATGGTCGTGGTGGGCGGCGACGACCGACTGGCGGCACTGGCCACCTTGCTGCGCGATGAAGCGCGCGCAAACCGCCCCGCCCGGGATGTTATCGTCGAACATCTATTGCAGGTCCTGCTGATCGAGGCTTTTCGCGCCACCCCACCGTCCGGGGCTGCATCCGGCCTGCTACGCGGCCTCGCCGATCCACGAATCGGCCCGGTGCTGCGCGCAATGCACGCCGCGCCCCACCGTGGCTGGACCGTTCCGTCGCTTGCGATCGAAGCGGGATTGTCACGATCCGCGCTGTTCACGCGATTTGTCCGGGTCGTCGGGGAACCGCCGATAAGCTATCTGCTGACCTGGCGCATGACGTTGGCCAAAAAAATGCTGCGCTCGGGCCAGCACGGTGTAGCAGACGTTTCCAACAAGATCGGCTATGGCTCGGTTAGCGCGTTCAGTACAGCATTCACGCGCCATGTCGGCGCGTCCCCAACAGGATACATGCGAATGACCGCCGCTGAGTGA
- a CDS encoding GNAT family N-acetyltransferase, protein MFTLKKETAKDWWDVEALYDLCFAPGRTALSSYRLRDDVPPVPGLSVIARDDQGILGGAIRYWPVRVGGAPALLLGPVAVHPTAQGEGLGGALIRDSLADAARQWDRVLLVGDLPYYQRFGFRLLSQVEMPSPTNPDRVLGYELTPGGWVGVTGPVTRFA, encoded by the coding sequence TTGTTCACGCTGAAAAAAGAAACTGCCAAGGATTGGTGGGACGTAGAGGCGCTGTATGACCTGTGTTTTGCACCGGGTCGCACGGCGCTGTCGTCCTATCGATTGCGCGATGACGTGCCGCCTGTGCCCGGACTCAGCGTGATTGCGCGCGACGACCAGGGTATCCTTGGCGGTGCGATCCGCTACTGGCCGGTACGGGTCGGCGGCGCACCGGCGCTGCTGCTGGGGCCGGTTGCGGTTCATCCGACGGCGCAGGGCGAAGGGTTAGGGGGGGCGCTGATCCGCGATTCGCTGGCCGATGCGGCGCGGCAGTGGGATCGGGTGCTGCTGGTCGGTGATCTGCCCTACTATCAGCGCTTTGGGTTCAGGTTGTTGTCACAGGTCGAGATGCCATCACCGACCAACCCGGATCGGGTTCTGGGCTATGAGCTGACTCCCGGCGGGTGGGTGGGTGTCACCGGCCCCGTAACCCGCTTTGCTTGA
- a CDS encoding aspartate kinase yields MPVLVMKFGGTSVATLDRIRRAAKRVGVEVAKGNDVIVIVSAMSGKTNELVGWVNETSPMFDAREYDAVVSSGENVTAGLMALTLQEMDIPARSWQGWQVPVKTTSAHSSARIEEIPSDNIMRKFGEGMQVAVVAGFQGISPEGRITTLGRGGSDTTAVAFAAAFDAIRCDIYTDVDGVYTTDPRVCDKARKLDRIAFEEMLELASLGAKVLQTRSVELAMRYKVKLRVLSSFEEQSDDAGTLVCDEEDIMESNVVAGVAFSREEAKMTLVSVADRPGIAAAIFVPLSEAGVNVDMIVQNIAEEGRTDMTFSCPVEQVKRAEKALNDAQTKGSINFHELVADTAVAKISVVGIGMRSHTGVAAKMFQVLSSEGINIKVIATSEIKISVLIDRKYMELAVQALHDAFELEKTG; encoded by the coding sequence ATGCCCGTTCTCGTGATGAAATTTGGCGGAACCTCCGTCGCAACGCTGGACCGGATTCGGCGGGCGGCGAAACGCGTTGGCGTAGAGGTCGCCAAGGGCAATGACGTCATCGTCATCGTCAGCGCCATGTCGGGCAAGACAAATGAACTTGTTGGTTGGGTCAACGAAACATCGCCGATGTTCGACGCCCGCGAATATGACGCTGTGGTCAGTTCGGGTGAAAACGTCACCGCCGGGCTGATGGCGCTGACCTTGCAGGAAATGGATATCCCGGCGCGCAGTTGGCAAGGCTGGCAAGTGCCGGTGAAAACCACTTCGGCGCACAGTTCCGCCCGGATCGAAGAAATTCCGAGCGACAACATCATGCGCAAATTCGGTGAAGGCATGCAGGTCGCCGTGGTTGCCGGCTTTCAAGGCATCAGCCCCGAAGGTCGCATCACCACATTGGGCCGCGGCGGCAGCGATACCACAGCCGTAGCCTTTGCCGCGGCGTTCGACGCGATACGCTGTGACATCTACACCGATGTCGACGGCGTCTATACCACCGACCCGCGCGTCTGCGACAAGGCGCGCAAGCTGGACCGCATCGCCTTTGAGGAAATGCTGGAACTGGCCAGCCTGGGGGCCAAGGTGCTACAAACCCGCTCGGTCGAGCTGGCAATGCGCTACAAGGTCAAACTGCGGGTGCTGTCGAGTTTCGAGGAACAGTCGGACGATGCGGGCACGCTCGTCTGCGACGAGGAGGACATCATGGAAAGCAATGTCGTGGCCGGTGTGGCCTTTTCCCGCGAAGAGGCCAAGATGACGCTGGTCAGCGTCGCCGACCGCCCCGGCATCGCCGCCGCGATCTTTGTCCCGCTGAGCGAGGCAGGCGTGAACGTAGACATGATCGTGCAGAACATCGCCGAAGAAGGCCGCACCGACATGACCTTTTCCTGCCCGGTCGAGCAGGTCAAGCGCGCCGAAAAAGCGCTGAACGACGCCCAGACCAAAGGCAGCATCAACTTCCACGAACTGGTGGCAGATACCGCCGTCGCCAAAATCTCGGTTGTGGGGATCGGCATGCGCAGCCACACTGGCGTCGCGGCCAAGATGTTTCAGGTTCTCTCGTCAGAGGGGATCAACATTAAGGTCATTGCAACCTCAGAGATCAAGATTTCGGTGCTGATCGACCGGAAATACATGGAACTTGCAGTGCAGGCCCTGCATGATGCCTTTGAGCTTGAAAAAACGGGCTAA
- a CDS encoding 3-deoxy-D-manno-octulosonic acid transferase — MLLYRLLNSIYVLWQMLRLLWRRDFTSLIARFGGGPIVVGPHLWLHGASNGELASARPILTKLSQQRPYLGLLVTTNTRTGLDLARSWNIPRLDARLAPFDLGWLVRRLHRRWQVQSHIVMESDLWPHRILSCPGPVVVLGGRMTRGSARGWGWFGPLGARALGRVKYLSAQDGGSRDRFLALGLAQSACGPTVDLKALYTPPPDQRPDATLRDAYPRELTWFAASTHPGEETIVIAAHLLAREARPGLRLILAPRHPDRAAEVAQLLQHAGLPYATRTGGGQAEVLLADTMGEMALWYALAGAVFIGGTLTDRGGHTPYEPATFGAALIHGDDVRNFAKSFAQLIKAQASEQVHDAATLAQALVRLGDVETQVARGQAAQTALQQDTDLNGLMRDVLLIVAPPSDVP; from the coding sequence GTGCTGCTCTATCGTCTACTCAATTCGATTTATGTGCTGTGGCAGATGCTGCGGCTGTTGTGGCGGCGGGATTTCACCAGCCTGATCGCCCGTTTCGGAGGAGGCCCCATCGTCGTTGGCCCCCATCTCTGGCTGCACGGCGCCTCCAACGGCGAACTGGCATCTGCCCGCCCGATCCTCACCAAACTGTCGCAGCAGCGACCCTATCTTGGCCTGCTGGTGACAACCAACACGCGCACCGGCCTGGATCTCGCGCGCAGCTGGAACATTCCGCGACTTGATGCCCGCCTGGCGCCGTTTGATCTTGGCTGGCTGGTCCGACGACTGCATCGTCGCTGGCAGGTACAGTCGCATATCGTCATGGAATCCGACCTCTGGCCGCATCGAATCCTGTCCTGCCCGGGTCCGGTTGTGGTGCTGGGCGGACGCATGACTCGGGGATCGGCACGCGGATGGGGTTGGTTCGGCCCCTTGGGCGCACGCGCGCTGGGGCGGGTAAAGTATCTTTCGGCGCAGGACGGCGGGTCCCGCGACCGGTTTCTGGCCCTGGGGCTGGCGCAATCTGCATGTGGCCCTACCGTGGATCTCAAGGCACTTTATACGCCGCCACCGGACCAGCGCCCCGATGCCACACTTCGCGACGCCTATCCGCGCGAATTAACCTGGTTTGCCGCATCCACCCATCCGGGCGAGGAGACCATCGTCATCGCAGCGCACCTGCTGGCACGAGAGGCGCGCCCCGGCCTGCGGCTGATCCTTGCCCCGCGCCATCCCGATCGCGCGGCTGAGGTCGCGCAGTTGCTACAGCATGCAGGATTACCCTATGCAACCCGCACCGGCGGAGGTCAGGCCGAGGTCCTGCTTGCCGATACAATGGGGGAAATGGCGCTGTGGTATGCGCTGGCCGGAGCCGTATTCATCGGCGGCACGCTGACGGACCGGGGGGGGCACACGCCCTATGAACCCGCAACATTCGGCGCTGCGCTGATCCACGGCGACGACGTGCGCAACTTTGCCAAAAGTTTCGCGCAACTGATCAAAGCGCAAGCCTCGGAACAGGTACATGACGCGGCGACGCTTGCTCAGGCGCTGGTACGGCTAGGAGATGTTGAAACGCAGGTTGCTCGCGGTCAGGCGGCACAGACGGCGTTGCAACAGGACACCGATCTGAACGGGCTGATGCGCGATGTGCTCTTGATTGTGGCTCCGCCCTCAGACGTACCATAG
- a CDS encoding SDR family NAD(P)-dependent oxidoreductase, protein MQVLITGAGRGIGAALAAGFAARGDDVLGTTRDGEWPLEVTDPASHAALAARLGDMPLDTLICNAGVYDDKRQSIEGGYPSEMWAHSFAVNVTGVFLGIQALLPNLRRSNAPRVAIISSQMASSERAPGGSYIYRASKAAALNLGRNLAVDLASDGIAVGIYHPGWVRTDMGGSSADISVGEAATGLIQRIDALTPATTGVFETWDGRPHPY, encoded by the coding sequence ATGCAGGTGCTGATCACAGGGGCCGGACGCGGCATTGGCGCGGCGCTGGCGGCAGGTTTTGCCGCGCGCGGGGATGACGTTCTGGGCACGACACGCGATGGTGAATGGCCGCTCGAGGTAACAGATCCCGCCTCACATGCCGCGCTGGCCGCGCGTTTGGGCGACATGCCGCTCGACACGCTGATTTGCAATGCAGGTGTCTATGACGACAAACGTCAGAGTATTGAGGGCGGTTATCCGTCCGAGATGTGGGCGCACAGCTTTGCCGTCAATGTCACCGGCGTCTTTCTGGGTATTCAGGCGCTGCTGCCCAACCTGCGCCGTTCAAACGCGCCGCGTGTTGCCATCATCAGTTCTCAGATGGCCTCGTCCGAACGGGCACCGGGTGGCAGCTATATCTATCGCGCCTCCAAGGCAGCGGCACTGAATTTAGGTCGGAACCTCGCGGTGGATCTGGCGTCGGATGGAATTGCCGTAGGGATCTATCACCCCGGATGGGTTCGCACCGATATGGGCGGCTCATCTGCGGATATTTCGGTAGGCGAGGCCGCCACAGGCCTGATACAACGGATCGATGCCCTAACCCCCGCAACCACCGGTGTATTCGAGACCTGGGATGGACGTCCGCACCCGTACTGA
- a CDS encoding CatB-related O-acetyltransferase, translating to MHPSLPDARRAHPITLPSGTPHRGTVFLNNVINHPRISVGDYSYASDFDPPPPDGWAARLAPYQFDFAQDYLRIGAFCQIAHGARFVGASANHDTRSLTTFPFPVFDPSTMLGYQPDTRDTIVGNDVWLGYNALIMAGARIGNGVIVGAGSVVRGVIPDYAVVAGNPARVVRMRFSDTEIATLNQIAWWNWPAHRLSDAIAALQSNDIDALTALA from the coding sequence ATGCATCCGTCACTGCCTGACGCGCGGCGCGCGCATCCCATCACCCTGCCCAGCGGGACACCCCATCGCGGCACGGTTTTTCTGAACAATGTGATAAATCACCCCCGGATCAGTGTAGGGGATTACAGCTATGCCTCGGACTTTGACCCACCGCCACCCGACGGCTGGGCGGCGCGTTTGGCACCCTATCAGTTTGACTTTGCGCAGGATTACCTGCGAATCGGTGCATTCTGCCAGATTGCCCACGGCGCACGCTTTGTTGGCGCATCGGCCAATCACGACACCCGCAGCCTGACCACCTTTCCATTTCCGGTTTTTGATCCATCCACCATGCTTGGCTACCAGCCCGACACCCGTGATACGATCGTCGGCAACGATGTCTGGCTGGGATACAATGCATTGATAATGGCGGGGGCGCGAATCGGTAACGGAGTCATAGTTGGCGCCGGCTCAGTGGTGCGCGGCGTGATCCCGGACTATGCAGTGGTTGCCGGGAATCCCGCCCGCGTGGTGCGAATGCGCTTTTCCGACACGGAAATCGCCACGCTGAACCAGATCGCATGGTGGAACTGGCCCGCACACAGATTGTCCGACGCCATCGCTGCGTTGCAGAGCAATGATATCGACGCATTGACGGCCCTGGCCTAA
- a CDS encoding DUF1178 family protein: MIQYTLKCAQDHQFDSWFRSADAFETLHRTGMLACAVCGDGDVSKALMAPRVSHATQAPKARPLSAPRSAAEQALADLRAHVEKTSDYVGDTFADEARAIHDGTAPDRPIWGEARADEAKKLIEDGVPVAPLPFRPTRKTN; the protein is encoded by the coding sequence ATGATCCAATACACTTTGAAATGTGCTCAGGACCACCAATTTGACAGTTGGTTCCGGTCTGCTGACGCCTTTGAGACGCTACACCGAACCGGAATGCTAGCCTGTGCCGTCTGCGGCGACGGGGACGTCAGTAAGGCGTTGATGGCTCCGCGCGTATCCCATGCGACCCAGGCACCAAAGGCGCGCCCACTTTCAGCGCCGCGCAGTGCGGCCGAACAGGCTTTGGCAGACCTTCGGGCGCATGTCGAAAAAACCTCTGACTATGTTGGCGATACATTCGCTGATGAGGCCCGCGCCATTCACGACGGCACGGCGCCCGACCGCCCGATCTGGGGTGAAGCCCGCGCAGATGAGGCCAAGAAGCTGATCGAAGATGGCGTGCCCGTCGCACCGCTGCCCTTTCGCCCGACACGAAAAACCAATTGA
- the ptsP gene encoding phosphoenolpyruvate--protein phosphotransferase, producing MAERAESESRKLLGRLRDTMAEQAAGQARLDKITHLTADSMGTEVCSIYLFRDAETLELCATEGLKAESVHQTRMKLGEGLVGRVARAGKVINAADAPSERGFRYMPETGEEIYSSFLGVPIQRLGEKLGVLVVQSKEAREFTSDEVYALEVVAMVLAEMAELGAFVGEGAALKARHTQSVVLRGTSGQEGTAEGHVWLHEPRVVVTNLVSDDPVRERERLNAAIESLRISVDELLADASGNAEQVQVLQAYRMFANSKGWLRRMEEDIGRGLSAEAAVEKEQSSARARLGQVTDAYLRERLQDLDDLSNRLLRNLTGQGKETGADMPEDPILIARNIGPGEVLEYGRKLKGIVLEEGSVGSHAAIVARALAIPLVIHTPGVTNEALNGDLIMVDGDQGVVHLRPDETVVSAFRDKIAMQAKAMERFASIRDVPCVAACGTRVQMLMNAGLMADLPSLASSGAEGVGLFRTELQFLIRNQMPRRTELAALYEKVMTSAGDKRVVFRTLDIGSDKVLPYMKPNDEPNPALGWRAIRVGLDKPGVLRMQLQALLRAAKGGPLTVMFPFVAQFEEYRQARAEMDKALERERILGHPVPSQLDVGAMLETPSLAFAPQKFFEEVGFLSIGGNDLKQFFFAADRENERVRRRYDTLNVSFLTFLEGIVDRCAATGTRLSFCGEDAGRPIEAVCLAAIGLRNLSMRPASIGPVKHLMMRVNLEEVYEVISEARERGEQTVRPAVMEHLRGRL from the coding sequence ATGGCGGAACGTGCAGAAAGCGAAAGCCGCAAACTTCTCGGGCGGCTGCGGGACACGATGGCAGAACAGGCGGCCGGCCAGGCACGCCTGGACAAGATCACACATCTGACAGCCGATTCAATGGGCACCGAAGTGTGTTCGATCTACCTGTTTCGCGATGCCGAAACGCTGGAACTTTGCGCCACCGAAGGACTGAAAGCCGAATCCGTCCACCAGACCCGGATGAAGCTGGGCGAAGGCCTTGTTGGTCGGGTTGCCCGAGCCGGCAAGGTGATCAACGCCGCTGATGCCCCGTCCGAGCGCGGCTTTCGTTACATGCCCGAAACCGGCGAAGAGATCTATTCCAGCTTCCTCGGGGTGCCGATCCAGCGACTTGGCGAAAAGCTGGGCGTGCTGGTGGTGCAGTCCAAAGAAGCCCGCGAATTCACCTCGGACGAGGTTTATGCGCTGGAAGTGGTCGCGATGGTGCTGGCCGAGATGGCCGAGTTGGGCGCGTTTGTCGGAGAAGGCGCAGCGCTCAAGGCGCGGCACACGCAATCGGTGGTTCTGCGTGGCACCAGCGGTCAGGAGGGCACAGCCGAGGGTCATGTCTGGCTGCATGAACCCCGAGTCGTGGTCACAAATCTGGTCAGCGACGATCCCGTACGCGAACGCGAACGCCTGAACGCGGCAATCGAATCTTTGCGCATCAGCGTCGATGAGCTTTTGGCCGACGCCTCGGGCAACGCCGAGCAGGTGCAGGTGCTTCAGGCCTATCGCATGTTCGCCAATTCCAAAGGCTGGCTGCGCCGCATGGAAGAGGATATCGGCCGTGGCCTCTCTGCCGAGGCCGCCGTGGAAAAAGAGCAATCCTCGGCCCGCGCGCGTCTGGGGCAAGTCACGGACGCCTACCTGCGCGAACGGCTTCAGGATCTGGATGATCTCAGCAACCGTCTGCTGCGCAACCTGACTGGTCAGGGCAAGGAAACCGGTGCCGACATGCCCGAAGATCCGATTCTGATCGCCCGCAACATCGGTCCCGGCGAAGTTCTGGAATATGGTCGCAAGCTTAAGGGGATCGTTCTCGAAGAGGGATCGGTCGGCTCACATGCGGCGATTGTGGCGCGGGCGCTGGCAATCCCGCTGGTGATCCACACCCCCGGCGTGACAAACGAGGCGCTGAATGGTGATCTGATCATGGTGGATGGTGATCAGGGTGTGGTGCATCTGCGGCCAGACGAAACCGTTGTCAGCGCGTTCCGCGACAAAATCGCCATGCAGGCCAAAGCGATGGAGCGTTTTGCTTCGATCCGTGACGTGCCCTGCGTGGCAGCCTGCGGCACCCGGGTCCAGATGCTGATGAATGCCGGGTTGATGGCGGACTTGCCCAGCCTCGCCTCGTCCGGGGCCGAGGGAGTTGGTCTGTTTCGCACCGAATTGCAGTTCCTGATCCGCAACCAGATGCCGCGACGGACCGAACTCGCTGCGCTCTATGAAAAGGTGATGACCTCAGCCGGCGACAAACGCGTGGTGTTCCGCACGCTTGATATCGGCTCGGACAAAGTTCTGCCCTACATGAAGCCCAATGATGAGCCAAACCCAGCCTTGGGCTGGCGCGCGATCCGGGTGGGTCTGGACAAACCGGGTGTGCTGCGCATGCAGTTGCAGGCGCTGCTACGCGCGGCCAAAGGCGGGCCGCTGACGGTGATGTTCCCGTTTGTCGCGCAATTCGAAGAATACCGGCAGGCGCGAGCCGAAATGGACAAAGCACTGGAACGCGAACGTATTTTGGGTCACCCGGTCCCATCGCAACTGGACGTTGGCGCCATGCTCGAAACGCCGTCTCTGGCTTTTGCTCCGCAGAAATTCTTTGAAGAGGTCGGATTTCTGTCCATCGGCGGCAATGACCTCAAGCAGTTCTTCTTTGCCGCTGATCGCGAAAACGAGCGGGTCCGGCGACGTTACGACACCCTGAACGTGAGTTTCCTGACTTTCCTCGAAGGCATTGTGGATCGCTGCGCCGCGACCGGAACGCGGTTATCGTTCTGCGGCGAAGATGCCGGGCGCCCAATTGAGGCCGTCTGCCTTGCCGCGATCGGGCTGCGCAACTTGTCGATGCGCCCTGCCTCTATCGGGCCGGTGAAGCACCTGATGATGCGGGTCAATCTGGAAGAGGTCTACGAGGTGATCTCAGAAGCACGCGAGCGCGGCGAACAGACGGTGCGCCCGGCGGTGATGGAGCATTTGCGCGGGCGGCTCTGA
- a CDS encoding SDR family oxidoreductase — translation MKTVLITGCSSGFGLDSARDFLGRGWSVVATMRRPDPTLLPVSDRLRLLPLDVTAPDSIAAAVQVAGPIDVLVNNAGVGWLSVFEGTSDETIRRLFETNTFGTFAMIRAVLPQMRDRGAGVIVNVSSSVTMKPLPLLSVYTASKAAVNAYTECLALELAPLGIRTRLVLPGQAPGTQFGSNARGLMADAPAAPEAYKPFVAEVMGNFQKNAAQEPTRPGDVVQAIWRAVTDPDCPLHLPAGSDAEALAA, via the coding sequence ATGAAGACCGTTTTAATCACTGGATGTTCCTCGGGCTTTGGCCTTGACTCCGCGCGCGATTTTCTGGGCCGGGGGTGGTCCGTCGTGGCGACCATGCGTAGGCCTGACCCGACGCTGTTGCCGGTGTCGGACAGGTTGCGCCTGTTGCCATTGGATGTGACTGCCCCTGACAGCATTGCGGCGGCGGTACAGGTCGCAGGACCGATCGACGTGCTGGTGAACAATGCCGGCGTCGGCTGGCTGTCGGTGTTCGAGGGCACCTCGGACGAGACGATCCGCAGGCTGTTCGAAACCAACACCTTTGGCACATTCGCGATGATCCGCGCCGTCCTTCCACAGATGCGCGACAGGGGTGCGGGTGTCATCGTCAACGTATCGTCCAGCGTGACGATGAAGCCACTGCCGCTGCTGTCGGTCTATACCGCCAGCAAGGCGGCGGTGAACGCCTATACGGAATGTTTGGCGCTGGAATTGGCGCCGCTGGGAATCCGCACGCGGCTTGTCTTGCCCGGGCAGGCACCGGGGACACAGTTTGGCAGTAACGCAAGGGGGTTGATGGCTGATGCACCGGCGGCACCCGAGGCGTATAAACCGTTCGTTGCCGAGGTGATGGGCAATTTCCAGAAGAACGCAGCGCAAGAGCCGACCAGACCGGGCGATGTCGTACAGGCCATTTGGCGCGCTGTGACTGATCCGGATTGCCCCTTGCACCTGCCAGCAGGCAGCGACGCCGAAGCACTGGCCGCCTGA
- a CDS encoding EcsC family protein, with protein MIGTGLVEMDLDRELDTLARRHRAAGGVGLQVLNFVGGQAENLLERLPDKVKSRLEDATTRALELALRAAAQSRGVVPDQKGWLNTLLATAMGAAGGAGGLPGALAELPVTTTVLLRAIQGVAAEYGFDPDDSDVQKECLLVFGSAGPLAGDDGADMAFLSARVTLTGTTVHGLIARIAPRLATVMGQKLATQTIPIIGAAAGAATNYAYTSYYQEMAHVHFGLKRLSDRTGRPREALVADLRGALARLT; from the coding sequence ATGATCGGCACCGGGCTTGTAGAAATGGATCTGGACCGCGAACTGGACACCCTTGCGCGTCGGCATCGCGCGGCGGGTGGGGTCGGGTTGCAAGTGCTGAATTTTGTTGGCGGGCAAGCCGAGAACTTGTTGGAGCGGTTGCCCGACAAGGTCAAATCCCGGCTCGAAGATGCCACAACCCGCGCGCTAGAGCTGGCGTTGCGCGCGGCTGCGCAGTCGCGTGGAGTGGTTCCGGATCAGAAGGGATGGCTGAACACCTTGCTCGCCACAGCTATGGGGGCCGCAGGCGGTGCGGGAGGTTTGCCTGGTGCGTTGGCCGAACTGCCGGTGACGACAACTGTGCTGTTGCGTGCAATTCAGGGGGTCGCTGCCGAATATGGCTTTGATCCCGATGACAGCGACGTGCAAAAGGAATGTCTGCTGGTCTTTGGATCTGCCGGACCTTTGGCGGGTGACGACGGCGCCGATATGGCATTCCTATCGGCCCGCGTGACCCTGACGGGAACAACCGTGCACGGGCTGATTGCACGGATCGCACCGCGACTGGCAACAGTTATGGGGCAGAAACTCGCCACGCAGACAATTCCGATCATTGGAGCGGCGGCTGGAGCGGCGACAAATTACGCCTACACAAGCTATTATCAGGAAATGGCGCATGTGCATTTTGGTCTGAAACGGCTGTCTGACCGAACCGGTCGCCCGCGCGAGGCACTGGTGGCGGATCTGCGCGGCGCTTTGGCGCGGCTGACCTAG